In Prunus dulcis chromosome 1, ALMONDv2, whole genome shotgun sequence, the following are encoded in one genomic region:
- the LOC117621440 gene encoding pentatricopeptide repeat-containing protein At4g19191, mitochondrial-like, translating into MVLLSKFSTIVGWNSAIRESVNQSRPHKALLLFFQMKQNGLEPNNFTFPFLAKACAKLSNLKFSQIIHTNVLKSPFRSDIFVQTAMLDMYVKCDRLADAYILFERIPMRDVACWNVMLMGFAQLGFLDKVLRLFHGMRFARILPDTITVMGLTQASLETKNLALVKAIHAFGIQIGIDGDVSMANTWISAYSKCDDLSSAMAVFNGIEIGARTVVSWNSMIAGYANLEKFLDALNFYKWMLCDGYRPDISTIVSLLSSCIQPDKLLQGVLIHCHGIQMGCDSDIFVVNALISMYSRCGDILSSRFLFDGMSNRTCVSWTAMISGYADKGDLNEALRLFHAMEAAGEKPDLVTVLSLVSGCSQTGALELGKWIHNYAFSNGLRDSIVVCNALIDMYAKCGNVNSARELFYALPVRTVVSWTTMIAGFALNGNYEEALDLFCLMVDLDLKPNHLTFLAILQACTHAGLLEKGMEFFDMMKKVYKINPGVDHFSCMADLLGRKGRLEEATELVKSMPMKPDARIWGALLSACKIHHNVEIGEYACRRLFELEPQGAVPFVEMANIYASERRWDEVAALRRAMKFKKVKKIPGQSLLHVNGKPHVFTVEDRGHPEGLLIYAMLDSLALQLKEEQYSPHSDNFVK; encoded by the coding sequence ATGGTCCTTCTTTCAAAATTCTCAACCATTGTTGGGTGGAACTCTGCTATAAGAGAATCTGTGAACCAAAGCCGTCCCCACAAAGccctccttctctttttccaaatgaaacaaaatggTTTGGAACCTAACAACTTCACCTTTCCCTTCTTGGCTAAAGCATGTGCCAAGCTTTCCAACCTCAAATTCTCCCAAATTATTCACACCAATGTTTTAAAATCACCATTTCGGTCAGATATCTTTGTGCAAACAGCAATGCTCGATATGTATGTCAAGTGTGATCGGTTGGCTGATGCCTACATTCTGTTTGAGAGAATTCCCATGAGAGACGTGGCTTGCTGGAATGTGATGCTTATGGGTTTTGCGCAATTGGGATTTCTTGATAAAGTGTTACGCTTGTTCCATGGGATGAGGTTTGCACGAATTCTGCCTGATACCATCACGGTTATGGGGTTGACTCAGGCAAGTTTGGAGACAAAGAATTTGGCACTGGTGAAAGCCATTCATGCATTTGGAATTCAGATTGGGATAGATGGAGATGTTTCAATGGCTAACACTTGGATCTCTGCCTATTCCAAATGCGATGACTTAAGTTCGGCCATGGCTGTCTTTAATGGGATTGAAATTGGCGCGAGGACTGTTGTCTCATGGAATTCAATGATTGCAGGATATGCAAACTTAGAGAAATTTCTTGATGCTCTAAATTTTTACAAATGGATGCTCTGTGATGGTTATAGGCCTGATATAAGCACAATTGTGAGCCTCCTTTCTTCATGCATTCAACCTGATAAATTGCTACAGGGTGTGCTGATTCATTGTCATGGAATTCAAATGGGCTGTGATTCTGACATTTTTGTTGTCAATGCCCTTATATCAATGTATTCCAGGTGTGGTGATATACTTTCTTCTAGATTTTTATTTGATGGCATGTCAAATAGAACTTGTGTTTCATGGACTGCTATGATCAGTGGGTATGCTGATAAAGGAGATTTGAATGAGGCGCTAAGATTGTTTCATGCTATGGAAGCAGCTGGTGAGAAACCTGATTTGGTTACTGTGCTTTCTCTGGTGTCAGGTTGCAGCCAAACAGGAGCACTTGAGCTGGGAAAATGGATTCATAACTATGCCTTTTCTAACGGTTTAAGAGACAGCATTGTAGTCTGCAATgcattaattgacatgtatgcaAAATGTGGAAATGTTAACAGTGCTCGAGAGCTCTTCTATGCCTTGCCAGTGAGAACTGTTGTTTCCTGGACAACTATGATCGCAGGCTTTGCTTTGAATGGCAACTACGAAGAAGCTCTGGACCTTTTCTGCCTGATGGTGGATTTGGACTTGAAACCAAACCACTTAACTTTTCTTGCCATTCTTCAAGCTTGCACTCATGCAGGTCTTCTTGAGAAAGGAATGGAGTTCTTTGACATGATGAAAAAAGTTTACAAGATAAATCCTGGGGTAGACCACTTTTCTTGTATGGCGGATCTCCTTGGGCGTAAGGGAAGGTTGGAAGAAGCAACGGAGCTTGTGAAAAGTATGCCGATGAAACCCGATGCTCGCATATGGGGTGCATTACTTAGTGCTTGCAAGATTCACCATAATGTAGAGATCGGAGAATATGCATGTCGCCGTCTATTTGAGTTGGAGCCCCAGGGTGCAGTTCCATTTGTGGAGATGGCGAACATATATGCATCAGAGAGAAGGTGGGATGAAGTTGCTGCATTAAGGAGAGCTATGAAATttaagaaagtaaaaaaaattccaggaCAAAGCCTTCTTCATGTTAATGGGAAACCTCATGTATTTACAGTCGAAGATAGGGGTCATCCTGAAGGCTTGCTTATATATGCAATGTTAGATAGTTTGGCATTGCAGTTGAAAGAAGAACAATACTCGCCACATTCAGACAATTTTGTGAAatga
- the LOC117616563 gene encoding ATP-dependent DNA helicase 2 subunit KU70 has translation MEIDPDDLFRDDEGDPDNELFQERESTKELVVYLVDASPKMFATTCPAGDRKDDTHFHVAVSCIVQSLKTQIINNSYDEVAICFFNTREKRNLQDLNGVYVFNVADREYLDRPTARLIKEIDNIEESFMSKIGSQYGIVSGSRENSLYNVLWVAQALLRKGSAKTADKRVLLFTNEDDPFGSIKGVIKTDMMRTTLQRTRDAQDLGISIELLPLSRPDSDFNVSTFYSDLLGLKGDDLARFMPAAGEKLEDMKDQLRKRMFKKRLVRKITFSIANGLSIQLSSYALIRPTLPGAITWLDSVTNRPLKTERSFICADTGALVQGSAKRFQPYKTENIKFSVEELSEIKRFSTGHLRLLGFKPLNCLKEFHNLRPSTFVFPTDEELIGSTCIFIALHRSMLRLKRFAVAFYGSSSRPQLVALVAQDEIISAGGQVEPPGMHMIYLPYSEDIRNTEELHTGSNVAPPHANDDQTRNAAALIKRFDLKDFSVFQFANPALQRHYAVLQALALEEDEIPEIKDETVPDEEGMSRPAFVSALEDFKQSVYGDNYEEENDAVGNGKANETSKKRKAVSENAVKESGNYDWVDLADNGKLKDLTVTQLKYYLTANNLPLAGKKEALISRILTHMGK, from the exons ATGGAAATAGACCCCGATGACCttttcagagacgacgaaggcGACCCAGATAATGAACTCTTCCAG GAAAGAGAGTCGACCAAGGAGCTTGTGGTGTACCTGGTTGATGCTTCCCCCAAAATGTTCGCCACTACTTGTCCAGCC GGAGACCGGAAGGATGACACTCATTTTCATGTTGCTGTGAGTTGTATTGTACAGTCTTTGAAGACGCAAATCATTAATAATTCGTACGATGAAGTTGCCATATGCTTCTTTAACACT AGGGAAAAGAGGAACTTGCAAGATTTAAATGGTGTTTATGTGTTTAACGTCGCTGACCGAGAGTATCTAGACAGGCCAACAGCCAGGctaataaaagaaattgataACATAGAAG AGTCATTTATGAGCAAAATTGGGAGTCAGTATGGTATTGTCTCTGGGTCCCGAGAAAATTCACTTTACAATGTCCTCTGGGTAGCCCAAGCACTGCTGCGTAAAGG ATCTGCGAAGACAGCTGATAAGCGTGTTCTTTTATTTACAAATGAAGATGATCCATTTGGCAGCATTAAGGGAGTGATAAAGACAGATATGATGAGAACCACATTGCAGCGGACTAGA GATGCACAAGATCTTGGCATCTCAATTGAACTTCTTCCGTTGAGTCGGCCTGACAGTGATTTCAATGTTTCTACATTCTACTCG GATTTACTTGGACTCAAAGGCGATGATCTTGCACGATTTATGCCTGCAGCAGGAGAAAA ATTGGAAGATATGAAGGATCAGCTTAGAAAGCGAATGTTCAAGAAGCGCCTAGTTAGAAAGATCACTTTCTCAATTGCCAATGGACTATCAATTCAACTGAGTTCTTATGCTTTAATTCGTCCTACTCTTCCAG GAGCAATCACCTGGCTTGATTCTGTGACTAATCGTCCTTTAAAG ACTGAAAGATCTTTCATCTGTGCTGATACTGGTGCTCTGGTGCAAGGATCTGCAAAACGTTTTCAACCTTACAAGAC TGAAAATATCAAGTTTTCAGTGGAGGAACTTTCAGAGATCAAAAGATTTTCCACTGGACATCTTCGTCTTCTTGGTTTCAAGCCATTAAATTGCTTAAAAGAGTTTCACAACTTGAGGCCGTCAACATTTGTTTTCCCTACTGATGAG GAACTGATTGGTAGCACATGCATTTTCATTGCTCTGCATAGATCAATGCTACGGCTAAAACG tTTCGCAGTTGCATTTTATGGTAGTTCATCTCGTCCTCAATTAGTTGCCCTTGTTGCTCAA GACGAAATAATTAGTGCTGGTGGTCAGGTTGAGCCACCGGGAATGCACATGATATATCTTCCATACTCTGAGGACATTAGAAACACTGAAGAG CTTCATACAGGTTCAAATGTTGCACCACCTCATGCAAATGATGATCAAACTAGAAACGCTGCTGCTTTAATCAAACGTTTTGACTTAAAAGATTTCTCAGTATTCCAATTTGCCAACCCTG CCTTGCAGAGACACTATGCAGTACTGCAGGCCCTAGCCCTGGAGGAGGATGAGATACCAGAAATCAAAGATGAAACGGTGCCTGATGAGGAAGGCATGTCTAG ACCTGCATTTGTTAGTGCATTAGAAGACTTTAAGCAGTCTGTTTATGGGGATAATTATGAAGAGGAAAACGATGCTGTGGGAAATGGAAAAGCAAATGAGACCTCCAAAAAACGAAAAGCAGTTTCTGAAAATGCAGTTAAAGAGTCTGGTAACTATGATTGGGTTGATCTTGCAGACAACGGAAAG TTAAAGGATTTGACTGTCACGCAGTTGAAGTACTATTTGACAGCAAATAATCTTCCGCTTGCCGGAAAGAAGGAAGCTTTGATCAGTCGAATTTTGACACACATGGGGAAATGA